One uncultured Carboxylicivirga sp. genomic window, ATAACGATAAAAGCCCGAGGCAGTGATTTGCTTCGGGCTTTTTATATTTTGTAATTGTAATTATGCTTTTGCAGCTTCCAGTTCGTTCAGGTGTTCCATCTTTTTTGTTTCAAGGAAACCTTTAATGTCACTCAGATGTTCTTTTACCTTTTTGTTACCAAACTCATATACCTTGCTAACCAATCCATCCAGAAAATCACGATCGTGAGAAACAAGGATTAATGTACCATCATAAGCCTGAAGGGCGCTTTTTAAGATATCCTTGGTTTTCATATCAAGGTGATTAGTAGGCTCATCCAGTATCAGCAGGTTAACAGGTTCCAGTAATAGCTTGATCATTGCCAATCGGGTACGTTCACCTCCCGATAATACTTTAACTTTTTTAGTTGACTCTTCGCCTCCAAACATAAAGGCTCCCAGCAAATCTTTTACTTTAGTACGTACATCGCCCACAGCAATATCGTCAATCGTTTGAAAAACGGTCAACTCTTCATCCATCAACGATGCCTGGTTTTGTGCAAAATAGCCAATCATGGTATTATGACCCATTTGCAATTCGCCGTCAAACTTAATCTCATTCATGATGGCTTTAACGAGGGTTGATTTACCTTCACCGTTCTTACCAACAAAAGCTACTTTTTCGCCACGTTCGATGGTTAAAGAGGCGTCTTTAAATACCAGGTGATCATCGTAACTCTTACTTAATTCAGTCACAATAACAGGGTATGAACCCGAACGGGGTGCGGGCGGGAATTTCAAACGAAGTGCTGAAGTATCTTCTTCATCAACTTCAACCAGTTCCAGTTTTTCAAGCATCTTAACGCGCGACTGAACCTGAAGTGTTTTTGAATACGTTCCTTTAAAGCGTTCGATAAAAGCCTGGTTCTCGGCAATCATCTTTTGTTGCTCTTCGTAGGCTTTCAACTGATGCTGACGACGATCCTGACGAAGAATCAGGTATTGTGAGTAGTTAACCTTGTAATCGTAAATACGGCCCATGGTTACCTCAATGGTGCGGGTAGTGATGTTATCAACAAAAGCACGGTCGTGAGAAATAACCACAACAGCCTTTCCACAGGCAATCAGAAACTCTTCGAGCCATTGAATCGATTCAATATCGAGGTGGTTGGTTGGTTCATCCAGTAGAATCAAGTCGGGATTGCGTAACAGAATCTTTGCCAGTTCTATACGCATACGCCATCCACCACTAAACTGACTGGTAGGAGATTGAAAATCATCACGTGTAAATCCCAAACCTAAAAGGATCTGTTCTACCTTTGCATCGTAGTTGGTTTCTTCAATTGAATAGAACTTCTCGCTTAGCGCAGAAACTTCTTCAATAAGTTGCATGTATTCATCCGATTCATAATCGGTTCGGGTGGTCATCTCAGTATTGATCTCTTCAATACGTTTTGCCATGGCCTGAATCTCAGCAAAGGCTTGCGATGCTTCTTCAAATACTGTACGGTTATCCTCAGTCATTAGATGTTGCGGCAAATAAGCCACCACTTTATCTTTCGGAACCGAAACTTTCCCTTTATTGGCTTCGCGCTCTCCAGCCAGAATCTTCAAAAGGGTTGATTTACCTGCACCATTCTTACCCATCAAAGCAATCCTGTCTTTTTCGTTAATTACAAACGAAATATCTTTAAACAGAGTGCTTGCACCGAATTCAACCGTTAATCCATCAACAGAAATCATACAATCATTTTTAGCGCTGCAAAGATATATCTTTCAGTCATAAGCACAACAGCTAAAAAGTGTAGGTAATCTTATTTTGATAGTTGGGGTGTAATTGACCTCAAAAGTCAAAAAGGATTTATTTGCCTTCTCCTTTTAACGAAGATTCTAATTATTTGCATTTGCAACAAAATGTCATGATTATCATTGAATTGAGATTCAGATACTAAAAATTGAATAATTGTCTATACTATATTTTGATATACTATTTGTTGAAATTCTGATAATGAAGGCTGCAATTGTTATGTATTTTTGATCAGCAATGATTATTAATCAAATTGCATGTCAGTTTTTATATCAGAATCTCTTAAAAATAGTTTTGTAATGAATCCGAAATCTATTCTAATAAAAGTACTTTTTCTTTTCATATTGTTGAGTCCGTCCTTTATTGTAAATGCACAGGTGAACGAAGGAAAAGTTATTACTGATGAAGGAGCCTGGTGTTGGTTTGCAGACCCACGAGCTTTACATTACGAAAATTCTGAAGGTACCATTAATAGCACTTATATTGGGTATATTGATGTACATGGTAATATTAAAGCAACACAACACAATTTTTTAACGGGAGTAACCAATGAAGTGTTGATACGTTCTTATTTTCAACCCGACGATCACAATAACCCGTCATTCTTAATACTGCCCGATGAGCGTGTAATGATTTTCTATTCACGTCATACCGATGAAGCCTGTTTTTATTATCGTATCTCAACAAAGCCTGGTGATATAACCTCTTTAGGAGCTGAAATCAGGTTGAATACACAATATAATACCACCTATCCGTCACCTTTTATTCTTTCCGATGATCCGGATCATATCTATCTTTGCTGGCGAGGTATTAACTGGCATCCAACCATTGGTCGTTTAACTATGCCTGATGCAAATGATGAGGTATCGTTCGATTGGGGACCTTATCAAATGGTACAGTCAACAGCTGCTCGTCCATATTGTAAATACGATTCGAATGGTAAGGATAAAATAAATCTGACATATACTCTTGGTCATCCTGATAATGAATATCCAAACTATGTTTTTTATAATTATGTGGATATAAATACCAGGCAATTAAAAGATATAAATGGAACTTTATTAAGTAATATTTCCAATGGGCCTTTAGGTGTGAA contains:
- a CDS encoding ABC-F family ATP-binding cassette domain-containing protein is translated as MISVDGLTVEFGASTLFKDISFVINEKDRIALMGKNGAGKSTLLKILAGEREANKGKVSVPKDKVVAYLPQHLMTEDNRTVFEEASQAFAEIQAMAKRIEEINTEMTTRTDYESDEYMQLIEEVSALSEKFYSIEETNYDAKVEQILLGLGFTRDDFQSPTSQFSGGWRMRIELAKILLRNPDLILLDEPTNHLDIESIQWLEEFLIACGKAVVVISHDRAFVDNITTRTIEVTMGRIYDYKVNYSQYLILRQDRRQHQLKAYEEQQKMIAENQAFIERFKGTYSKTLQVQSRVKMLEKLELVEVDEEDTSALRLKFPPAPRSGSYPVIVTELSKSYDDHLVFKDASLTIERGEKVAFVGKNGEGKSTLVKAIMNEIKFDGELQMGHNTMIGYFAQNQASLMDEELTVFQTIDDIAVGDVRTKVKDLLGAFMFGGEESTKKVKVLSGGERTRLAMIKLLLEPVNLLILDEPTNHLDMKTKDILKSALQAYDGTLILVSHDRDFLDGLVSKVYEFGNKKVKEHLSDIKGFLETKKMEHLNELEAAKA